A single region of the Nocardioides sp. W7 genome encodes:
- a CDS encoding SGNH/GDSL hydrolase family protein, which produces MGKAGAARKLASAAAYGGGGLSVLGGALYGVLTAEARLARRTIGTIRKDSVPDPTGWYGRGRPGPAIKLVVLGDSSAAGYGVERVEQTPGAMLASGIAEHADRRVYLRDFAVVGAKSSDLAEQVDRALPIEPDIAIILIGGNDVTHTVAPSASVRYLQEAVRRLRGTGIEVVVGTCPDLGTIKPIAPPLKQVARAWSRRLAAGQTIGVIEEGGRTVSIGSILGPEFAAAPAILFGPDQFHPSAQGYRAAAGILLPSALAALGVIPDDEEHLEGLRGEAIMPISAAAVRAVNTPGTELDGTEVGGNRLGVRGLWVELRHRRHRPQTEGESPEESDQQPGEHPGERSGDQPDELEHAEG; this is translated from the coding sequence GTGGGCAAAGCGGGAGCAGCACGCAAGCTCGCCTCCGCTGCCGCGTACGGCGGAGGCGGCCTCTCCGTGCTCGGCGGAGCGCTGTACGGCGTCCTGACCGCCGAGGCGCGGCTGGCCCGCCGGACCATCGGCACCATCCGCAAGGACTCGGTCCCCGACCCCACCGGCTGGTACGGCCGCGGGCGCCCCGGCCCCGCGATCAAGCTGGTCGTGCTCGGTGACTCCAGTGCCGCAGGCTACGGCGTCGAGCGGGTCGAGCAGACGCCCGGGGCGATGCTGGCCAGCGGGATCGCCGAGCACGCCGACCGCCGCGTCTACCTGCGCGACTTCGCCGTCGTGGGCGCCAAGTCCTCCGACCTGGCCGAGCAGGTCGACCGCGCGCTGCCGATCGAGCCGGACATCGCGATCATCCTGATCGGCGGCAACGACGTCACCCACACCGTGGCCCCCTCCGCCTCGGTGCGCTATCTCCAGGAGGCCGTCCGGCGACTGCGCGGGACCGGCATCGAGGTCGTCGTCGGCACCTGCCCCGACCTCGGCACGATCAAGCCGATCGCCCCGCCGCTGAAGCAGGTCGCCCGCGCCTGGTCCCGCCGGCTCGCGGCCGGCCAGACCATCGGCGTCATCGAGGAGGGCGGGCGGACCGTCTCCATCGGCTCCATCCTGGGCCCGGAGTTCGCGGCGGCACCGGCGATCCTCTTCGGGCCGGACCAGTTCCACCCGTCTGCCCAGGGCTACCGCGCAGCGGCGGGCATCCTGCTGCCCTCGGCACTGGCTGCGCTCGGGGTGATCCCCGACGACGAGGAGCACCTGGAGGGCCTCCGCGGCGAGGCGATCATGCCGATCAGCGCCGCCGCCGTACGCGCCGTGAACACCCCCGGCACCGAGCTCGACGGTACCGAGGTCGGCGGCAACCGGCTCGGCGTCCGCGGCCTGTGGGTCGAGCTGCGACACCGCCGCCACCGGCCGCAGACCGAGGGCGAGTCGCCCGAGGAGTCCGACCAGCAGCCCGGAGAACACCCCGGAGAACGATCCGGCGACCAGCCGGACGAGCTCGAGCACGCGGAAGGGTAG
- a CDS encoding lipid-transfer protein yields the protein MSTNAVAVLGVGMHPWGKWGKNFVTYGVHAARAALADAGVAWSDVDFIVGGETVRNGYGGYVAGATFAQALGWNGARVATSYAACATGAQALDTARARILAGLCDVALVVGADTTPKGFLAPNAGERWDDPDWLRFRLLGMTNPAYFALYARRRMDLYGATQEDFAQVKVKNARHGLENPNARYRKEVTVENVMSSAVVSDPLHLLDICATSDGAAAVVLTSADYAARHGLDSSVRVAAVSTVTPTFPNTVMDMPNLSTDSSAATGDPERTFKESIAFAAYEEAGISPEDVDVAEVYDLSTALELDWIEDLGLCKRGEAEQLLRAGDTTIGGRIPVNPSGGLACFGEAVPAQALAQVCELTWQLRGQATGRQVEGARVGITANQGLFGHGSAVILSV from the coding sequence GTGAGCACGAACGCAGTCGCCGTCCTCGGGGTGGGCATGCACCCGTGGGGCAAGTGGGGCAAGAACTTCGTCACCTACGGCGTGCACGCCGCCCGCGCCGCGCTCGCCGACGCCGGGGTCGCGTGGAGCGACGTCGACTTCATCGTGGGCGGCGAGACCGTCCGCAACGGCTACGGCGGGTACGTCGCCGGCGCGACGTTCGCCCAGGCGCTCGGCTGGAACGGCGCGCGGGTCGCGACGTCGTACGCCGCCTGCGCCACCGGCGCCCAGGCCCTCGACACCGCCCGCGCCCGGATCCTCGCGGGGCTGTGCGACGTGGCGCTCGTCGTCGGTGCGGACACCACCCCGAAGGGCTTCCTCGCCCCGAACGCCGGCGAGCGGTGGGACGACCCGGACTGGCTGCGGTTCCGGCTGCTCGGGATGACCAACCCGGCCTACTTCGCGCTCTACGCCCGCCGCCGCATGGACCTGTACGGCGCCACGCAGGAGGACTTCGCGCAGGTCAAGGTGAAGAACGCCCGCCACGGCCTGGAGAACCCGAACGCGCGGTACCGCAAGGAGGTCACCGTCGAGAACGTCATGTCGAGCGCGGTCGTGAGCGACCCGCTGCACCTGCTCGACATCTGCGCGACCTCCGACGGTGCGGCCGCGGTGGTCCTGACCAGCGCCGACTACGCCGCACGCCACGGCCTGGACTCGTCGGTGCGGGTCGCCGCCGTCTCGACCGTCACCCCGACCTTCCCGAACACCGTGATGGACATGCCCAACCTGTCCACCGACTCCAGTGCGGCCACCGGCGACCCCGAGCGGACCTTCAAGGAGTCGATCGCGTTCGCCGCCTACGAGGAGGCCGGCATCAGCCCCGAGGACGTCGACGTGGCCGAGGTCTACGACCTGTCGACCGCGCTGGAGCTGGACTGGATCGAGGACCTCGGGCTGTGCAAGCGCGGCGAGGCCGAGCAGCTGCTCCGCGCCGGCGACACGACCATCGGCGGGCGGATCCCGGTCAACCCCTCGGGTGGGCTGGCCTGCTTCGGCGAGGCCGTCCCCGCCCAGGCGCTGGCCCAGGTGTGCGAGCTCACCTGGCAGCTGCGCGGTCAGGCGACCGGCCGTCAGGTCGAGGGTGCGCGGGTCGGCATCACCGCCAACCAGGGTCTCTTCGGCCACGGCTCGGCGGTCATCCTCAGCGTCTGA
- a CDS encoding GIY-YIG nuclease family protein — protein MPFTYLLRCADETFYAGSTWDLDARLWQHNHSPDEGAAYTRRRRPVQLVWSAWFDSIEQAYAFEKHIQGWSRRKREALIRGEYDALPDLSRRASVQRRLREQGG, from the coding sequence ATGCCCTTCACCTACCTCCTCCGCTGTGCCGACGAGACCTTCTACGCCGGCAGCACCTGGGACCTGGACGCGCGGTTGTGGCAGCACAACCACAGTCCCGATGAAGGCGCGGCGTACACCCGCCGTCGCCGTCCGGTGCAGCTCGTGTGGAGCGCGTGGTTCGACTCCATCGAGCAGGCCTACGCCTTCGAGAAGCACATCCAGGGCTGGAGCCGCCGCAAGCGCGAGGCGCTGATCCGAGGTGAGTACGACGCGCTCCCCGACCTGTCGCGGAGGGCGTCCGTGCAGCGGCGGCTGCGCGAGCAGGGCGGCTGA
- a CDS encoding cystathionine beta-synthase yields MQYANSLLDLIGNTPLLRLSRSLDALAGAEGPLVLAKIEYLNPGGSVKDRIATRMIEAAEASGALQPGGTIVEPTSGNTGVGLAMVAQAKGYKCIFVCPDKVSEDKRNVLKAYGAEVVVCPTAVEPEHPDSYYNVSDRLASQPGAWKPDQYSNPHNPRSHYETTGPEIWAQTDGRITHFVTGMGTGGTISGVGRYLKEQNPEIKVVGADPEGSVYSGGSGRPYLVEGVGEDFWPEAYDRDIADRVIEVSDADSFAYTRRLAREEALLVGGSSGMAAYAAKQLAEELAAEGRTDAVIVVLLPDSGRGYLGKIFNDGWLAQYGFPSGHAPAVRTVGEVLRGKDGRLPDLVHTHPGETIAEAVAILQEYGVSQMPVVRAEPPVVAAEVVGSVSDRALLDSLYAGSAKLADPVSDHMSAPLPTIGSGEDASAAVALLETADAVLVHEDGKPVGVLTRQDLLGFLAGT; encoded by the coding sequence GTGCAGTACGCCAACTCGCTCCTGGACCTGATCGGCAACACCCCGCTGCTGCGGCTCTCGCGGTCGCTCGACGCGCTCGCGGGCGCCGAGGGTCCGCTGGTGCTGGCCAAGATCGAGTACCTCAATCCCGGCGGCTCCGTGAAGGACCGGATCGCCACCCGGATGATCGAGGCCGCCGAGGCGTCCGGGGCGCTGCAGCCGGGCGGCACGATCGTCGAGCCGACGTCCGGCAACACCGGCGTCGGGCTCGCGATGGTCGCCCAGGCCAAGGGCTACAAGTGCATCTTCGTGTGCCCCGACAAGGTCAGCGAGGACAAGCGCAACGTCCTGAAGGCGTACGGCGCCGAGGTCGTCGTCTGCCCGACCGCGGTCGAACCCGAGCACCCCGACTCCTACTACAACGTCAGCGACCGGCTCGCCTCGCAGCCCGGTGCCTGGAAGCCCGACCAGTACTCCAACCCGCACAACCCGCGCTCGCACTACGAGACCACCGGGCCCGAGATCTGGGCGCAGACCGACGGGCGGATCACGCACTTCGTCACCGGCATGGGCACCGGCGGCACGATCAGCGGCGTGGGGCGCTACCTGAAGGAGCAGAACCCCGAGATCAAGGTGGTCGGCGCCGACCCGGAGGGCTCGGTCTACTCCGGTGGCAGCGGGCGGCCGTACCTCGTGGAGGGCGTGGGGGAGGACTTCTGGCCCGAGGCCTACGACCGCGACATCGCCGACCGGGTCATCGAGGTCTCCGACGCCGACTCCTTCGCCTACACCCGGCGGCTGGCCCGCGAGGAGGCGCTGCTGGTGGGCGGGTCCTCGGGGATGGCGGCGTACGCCGCGAAGCAGCTCGCCGAGGAGCTCGCCGCCGAGGGCCGCACCGACGCCGTGATCGTGGTGCTGCTGCCCGACTCCGGCCGCGGCTACCTCGGCAAGATCTTCAACGACGGGTGGCTCGCGCAGTACGGCTTCCCCAGCGGCCACGCCCCCGCCGTCCGCACCGTCGGCGAGGTGCTGCGCGGCAAGGACGGTCGGCTGCCCGACCTCGTGCACACCCACCCCGGCGAGACCATCGCGGAGGCGGTCGCGATCCTGCAGGAGTACGGCGTCTCGCAGATGCCCGTCGTCCGCGCCGAGCCGCCGGTCGTGGCCGCCGAGGTCGTCGGCTCGGTCTCCGACCGGGCGCTGCTCGACTCGCTGTACGCCGGCTCCGCCAAGCTGGCCGACCCGGTCTCCGACCACATGTCGGCCCCGCTCCCGACCATCGGGTCCGGCGAGGACGCCTCGGCCGCCGTCGCCCTCCTCGAGACCGCCGACGCGGTGCTCGTCCACGAGGACGGCAAGCCCGTCGGCGTCCTCACCCGCCAGGACCTCCTCGGATTTCTCGCCGGCACCTGA
- a CDS encoding OB-fold domain-containing protein, whose product MTATPAVEGWFTTGPEPALVGSRCTTCTTVYFPPLTAGAYCRNPACDGEEFAETELSRRGRVWSYTDAQYQPPPPYVPVTDPFEPFALAAVELAEGLTVLGQVAAGYGVADLKVGAEVELVVETLYADDSGDRSIWRWKPVVELGQEADQ is encoded by the coding sequence ATGACGGCGACACCCGCGGTCGAGGGATGGTTCACGACGGGGCCCGAGCCTGCGCTGGTGGGGTCGCGGTGCACGACCTGCACCACGGTGTACTTCCCGCCGCTGACCGCCGGGGCGTACTGCCGCAACCCGGCCTGTGACGGCGAGGAGTTCGCCGAGACCGAGCTGTCGCGGCGCGGTCGGGTGTGGTCCTACACCGACGCGCAGTACCAGCCGCCGCCGCCGTACGTGCCCGTCACCGACCCGTTCGAGCCGTTCGCCCTCGCGGCGGTCGAGCTGGCCGAGGGGCTGACGGTGCTGGGCCAGGTCGCGGCCGGTTACGGCGTCGCGGACCTGAAGGTGGGCGCCGAGGTCGAGCTGGTGGTCGAGACGCTGTACGCCGACGACAGCGGCGACCGCAGCATCTGGCGTTGGAAGCCCGTCGTCGAGTTGGGCCAGGAGGCCGACCAGTGA